From Sphingobacterium bambusae:
CTCGTGTTGCAATTCTACAAAGCATCCACCGGCAATATTTCTTATGATGGCCGCGACAGTAGCCTTTTCTCCCTCACCGATATCCGTAACCAAGTAGCCATTGTACCACAAGATGTACTCCTATTCGCCGGCACAATCCGCGAAAACATCGGCTATGGAAGACTAGATGCCGATGCTGAAGATATCATCAACGCTGCAAAACGTGCCAATGCCCATGATTTCATCATGGCCTTTCCACAGGGTTATGACACGCTTGTTGGCGAACGTGGCGTTAAGCTATCTGGAGGACAACGTCAACGTATTGCCATTGCTCGTGCTTTATTAAAAGATCCGGCTATCCTCATTCTGGACGAGGCGACCTCCGCCCTAGACTCCGAGTCGGAACGTTTGGTTCAACTGGCTCTTGAAGAGCTCATGCGCGATCGAACTTCCATTATCATTGCCCATCGCCTAAGCACCATCAAAAATGCAGACCAAATTGTGGTCATTGAGAATGGGCAGGTATCCGAAATGGGGAATCATGAAACGCTTATGGAGAAAGGAAGTGGTCTATACCACCATTTATACTCGCTACAGTCTGCACGACAAACTATTAGTTAAAATTCTGTTAAAAATATTTTTAGTAAAACCTTTTTCAGGTTTCCGTGTTTTTCTATATAAAGAAGGTTATAGAAATTATAAAAAGAAGAATCATGGAAAAAAATAAGAATGGATTAGTTGCCTTTGCACTTTTAGGTTTGGCCGTAGGAACTGCTGCATATTATTTACTGGGTACCGAAGATGGAAAGCGCCAATTAGACCGTGCAAATGAAGGCGTTAAAAGCTTGACGAAATCAATCAAAGAGCTTTCTAAAAAAGAAGCTAAGCGTGCTGCGAAGTTGGCAAAATCAGCAAAAGCAGACCTCGAGAATTTAAAAGACAAAGCTAAAGAAGCCGGCAAACATGCCCTAGATTCGGCGTCACAAAAAGCGCAGCAATGGGCGAGCAAAGCATCTGACGCAGCACATAGTGCAAGCGACAAAGCGGACGAAGTGATTGCAGAAGCAAAAGCGGAAATCAACAAAGCCTAAAACGGCAAATTTGGAGATCAGCCCGTTTTCGACGCGAAGTATTCGTATCTTTGCTGGCGTCCATGAACACACTCCAACAAGTTAAAACGTTAGTCTATAAAGATATTGTTTTAGAATGGCGCTCCAAGTACGCCATCAATGGTATCTTATTATATGTGGTATCTACAGTTTTTGTCTGCTATCAAGCATTTAAATCTGTAGATACCCTTGTATGGAACGCCCTGTTCTGGATAATCCTACTCTTCGCCAGCATCAACGCCATTAGCCGAAGCTTTACCCAAGAGAGCCCTTACCGACAGCTTTATTATTATACAATCGTCAGTCCTTCGGCCATTATCCTGTCCAAGATTATATACAACAGTTTGGTTATGATCTTGCTTTCTACCATTGCCTATACCGTCTACTCCATCACGTTTAAGAATCCAATTGGCGATCCATTATTGTATGGCTTCACGGTCCTATTAGGTAGCATCAGCTTTGCTTCGGTATTTACCATGGTCTCTGGTATCAGCGCTAAGGCAGGCAACAATAGCACACTCATGGCTATCCTCAGCTTCCCCGTAATCATCCCCTTGTTGATCGTCCTGATAAAACTCTCTCAAAATGCCCTTACGGGCTTGGATCGCGCCATTAGTACCGGAGAAATCGTCGTCCTATTGGCAATTAATGTAATTACGATTACAATTTCTTTGTTGTTATTTCCTTACCTTTGGCGTGATTAATTTTTCAATT
This genomic window contains:
- a CDS encoding heme exporter protein CcmB translates to MNTLQQVKTLVYKDIVLEWRSKYAINGILLYVVSTVFVCYQAFKSVDTLVWNALFWIILLFASINAISRSFTQESPYRQLYYYTIVSPSAIILSKIIYNSLVMILLSTIAYTVYSITFKNPIGDPLLYGFTVLLGSISFASVFTMVSGISAKAGNNSTLMAILSFPVIIPLLIVLIKLSQNALTGLDRAISTGEIVVLLAINVITITISLLLFPYLWRD